Proteins encoded together in one Microplitis mediator isolate UGA2020A chromosome 7, iyMicMedi2.1, whole genome shotgun sequence window:
- the LOC130672152 gene encoding elongation of very long chain fatty acids protein 7-like, producing the protein MASAAAELVAEREPELLKPHDLNGSFVGAEDLVRMALEQYTEILESASDPRVSNWPLMESPIPTFLIVLLYLYGVVILGPKMMTNRKSFQLRSILVAYNAFQVIFSLGMLYEHLMSGWLLEYSYKCQPVDYSHNPTAMRMANLCWWYFISKFTEFADTIFFVLRKKDSQVTFLHLYHHSLTPLETWICVKFIAGGHGTLGNLINNAVHVVMYAYYMLSAMGPEYQKYLWWKKHLTTVQLVQFFLVFVHSAQALVFDCGYPKLVATLLLLHSTIFFVLFLDFYSRAYRREKSIAAAKKVIKNE; encoded by the exons ATGGCGTCAGCAGCAGCGGAACTAGTGGCTGAGCGTGAACCAGAACTTCTAAAACCACATGATCTTAACGGATCATTTGTTGGAGCAGAAGATCTTGTCAGAATGGCGTTGGAACAGTATACGGAAATCTTAGAGTCAGCATCAGATCCTAGAGTTAGTAACTGGCCATTGATGGAATCACCGATACCAACCTTTCTCATTGTTTTACTTTATCTGTATGGTGTCGTGATACTCGGTCCAAAAATGATGACAAACAGAAAATCATTTCAACTTAGAAGTATCCTTGTTGCTTACAATGCATTTCAAGTCATTTTCTCTCTAGGCATGCTCTACgag CACCTAATGTCCGGATGGTTATTGGAGTATAGTTATAAATGTCAACCAGTTGATTACTCGCACAATCCCACAGCAATGCGGATGGCTAATTTATGCTGGTGGTATTTCATTAGTAAATTTACAGAATTCGCTGATACG atattttttgtactgCGCAAAAAAGACAGTCAAGTGACATTTTTGCATCTATATCATCACTCGTTGACCCCGCTTGAGACGTGGATATGCGTTAAATTTATAGCCGGTGGCCACGGCACCCTTGGTAATCTCATCAACAATGCTGTTCACGTAGTCATGTATGCATATTACATGCTATCTGCAATGGGACCTGAGTATCAGAAGTACCTATGGTGGAAAAAACATTTGACAACAGTTCAGTTG gtACAATTTTTCTTAGTATTTGTACATAGCGCTCAAGCACTCGTTTTTGACTGTGGATACCCAAAACTTGTTGCTACATTACTTCTTTTACACTCTACGATATTCTTTGTTCTATTTTTGGATTTCTACTCGCGGGCCTATCGCAGAGAAAAATCTATTGCTGCagcaaaaaaagtaattaagaatgaataa